From Pyxidicoccus xibeiensis, the proteins below share one genomic window:
- a CDS encoding MaoC family dehydratase N-terminal domain-containing protein has product MLDKNAIGRASPPTLNEVEKGAIRRFAEAIGDYNPIYYDEEYARASGYPTIIAPPTFPASFHSAADLRELLGVGIKSLLHAEQGFDYERPIFAGDRIYVSTRVSDVFERPGISGRMDIAVIEDEGRDEEGNLVFRARRTLVVRATKETP; this is encoded by the coding sequence ATGCTGGACAAGAACGCGATCGGCCGCGCCTCGCCGCCGACGCTCAACGAGGTAGAGAAGGGCGCCATCCGCCGCTTCGCGGAAGCCATCGGGGACTACAACCCCATCTACTACGACGAGGAGTACGCCCGGGCGTCCGGCTATCCGACCATCATCGCGCCGCCCACGTTCCCCGCGTCCTTCCACTCCGCGGCGGACCTGCGGGAGCTCTTGGGGGTGGGCATCAAGAGCCTGCTGCACGCCGAGCAGGGCTTCGACTACGAGCGGCCCATCTTCGCGGGCGACCGCATCTACGTGTCCACCCGCGTGTCGGATGTCTTCGAGCGCCCCGGCATCTCCGGGCGCATGGACATCGCCGTCATCGAGGACGAGGGCCGCGACGAGGAGGGCAATCTCGTGTTCCGCGCCCGCCGGACGCTGGTGGTCCGCGCCACCAAGGAGACCCCGTGA
- a CDS encoding MaoC family dehydratase: protein MPARKLYFESIRVGDELPALAKAPVDRVQLSRYAGASGDYNPVHVDEVYAKSVGMPSVYAPGMLVMGMLGQLISDWARGGQMRRYNVRFIKMVWPGDTVVCKGRVSDRHGTGGRYFVEIDLWAENQRGELVMKGGSQIQLFYSLEDENRQRSGQAPIVVEVPRESLSTAAPATASGATAPEEGEEGDERPTGASSKKTAPREKPAAKTASLPTAKKAKK from the coding sequence ATGCCCGCGCGCAAGCTGTACTTCGAGTCCATCCGCGTCGGCGACGAGCTGCCGGCCCTGGCCAAGGCGCCCGTCGACCGCGTGCAGCTGTCCCGCTATGCCGGCGCCTCCGGCGACTACAACCCCGTCCACGTGGACGAGGTCTACGCCAAGAGCGTGGGCATGCCGAGCGTCTACGCCCCCGGCATGCTCGTCATGGGCATGCTCGGCCAGCTCATCAGCGACTGGGCCCGCGGCGGGCAGATGCGGCGCTACAACGTGCGCTTCATCAAGATGGTGTGGCCGGGCGACACCGTGGTCTGCAAGGGCCGCGTCAGCGACAGGCACGGCACCGGCGGCCGCTACTTCGTCGAAATCGACCTGTGGGCGGAGAACCAGCGCGGGGAGCTGGTGATGAAGGGCGGCTCGCAGATCCAGCTCTTCTACTCGCTGGAGGACGAGAACCGGCAGCGCTCCGGCCAGGCCCCCATCGTGGTGGAGGTGCCCCGCGAGAGCCTGTCCACCGCCGCCCCCGCCACCGCCAGCGGCGCGACGGCCCCCGAGGAGGGCGAGGAGGGCGACGAGCGCCCCACCGGCGCCTCTTCCAAGAAGACGGCTCCCCGCGAGAAGCCGGCCGCCAAGACGGCCTCCCTGCCCACCGCCAAGAAAGCGAAGAAGTAG